A window of Mucilaginibacter paludis DSM 18603 contains these coding sequences:
- a CDS encoding acyltransferase family protein, which translates to MQNLVTNTPAKRNYDFIDTIRCIAMIFIVSEHSIYFERTDFHPTGYKELFYIATIQLSKFGTICFFMLAGFLIGDKFVDYTPGQYLKRRVNNTIWPWLFWSLLFVFEPNIDALISYHTLIPHYDGTSYWLVLWDRLETTYLYTIYWFIPNFLFCITLLLIFKRFLYNYWFGAVLFLFVIFYTVNIYYAWIPSGHTIAILGFVFFLWLGAQFNKNWEKVNSWMNGTSVWLWWALSILTLLFGVAEIKLLKQLNNNDPYNSLRISNVLFSMACFFLLLKIRDFKLIGFLKPRETTFGIYLIHYIFVVFLLSRIFNPFHIDVDHLPFIVLFLYQILRFSIVYFLTLWIVMLINKTRFKWLVGR; encoded by the coding sequence ATGCAAAATTTAGTAACCAATACTCCAGCCAAAAGGAATTACGATTTTATAGATACTATTCGTTGTATTGCCATGATATTTATTGTATCAGAGCATAGCATTTATTTTGAGCGTACAGATTTTCACCCCACAGGTTATAAAGAACTATTTTATATTGCTACTATACAATTAAGCAAGTTTGGTACCATCTGTTTTTTTATGCTTGCCGGCTTTTTAATAGGTGATAAATTTGTTGATTATACACCCGGCCAATACCTTAAAAGGCGAGTAAATAACACCATCTGGCCATGGTTATTTTGGTCGTTGTTATTTGTTTTCGAACCTAACATTGATGCCCTTATCAGTTACCATACCTTGATACCGCATTACGATGGTACCAGCTACTGGCTTGTTTTATGGGATAGGCTTGAAACAACATATCTGTATACCATTTACTGGTTTATACCTAATTTTTTATTCTGTATTACTTTGCTTTTGATTTTTAAACGGTTTTTATATAATTACTGGTTTGGTGCCGTTTTATTTTTATTTGTGATTTTTTACACAGTAAATATTTATTACGCGTGGATACCTTCCGGGCATACTATAGCAATCTTAGGTTTCGTGTTTTTTTTGTGGCTCGGAGCTCAGTTTAATAAAAACTGGGAAAAGGTAAATAGCTGGATGAACGGCACATCGGTATGGTTATGGTGGGCATTAAGTATTTTAACCTTATTATTTGGCGTAGCTGAAATTAAGTTGTTAAAGCAACTGAATAACAATGATCCTTATAATTCGCTAAGGATAAGCAATGTGCTATTTTCAATGGCTTGCTTTTTTTTACTGTTAAAAATACGCGACTTTAAACTTATCGGCTTTCTTAAACCCCGTGAGACTACGTTCGGCATATACCTTATTCATTATATTTTTGTTGTTTTTTTATTGAGTAGGATATTTAATCCCTTCCATATTGATGTAGATCATTTGCCGTTCATAGTACTGTTTCTGTACCAGATATTGCGTTTTTCGATAGTGTATTTTTTAACTCTATGGATAGTTATGCTTATTAATAAAACCAGATTTAAATGGCTTGTTGGGCGCTAA